The DNA sequence GGTCCACCTTCCTGGCGAACTCCGTCTTCGAGGCGGTCGCGTTCCTGCGCACCTCCCAGGCCGGAGCCGTCCCCGACCTGCAGCTGCACCTGCTGCCGTGGGCGTACGTCTCGCCCAACCAGGACGCGCCGATCCGGCACGCGGTCGACAAGCGCGGCGCGCTGACCGTCCTCACCACGCTGATCTACCCGAAGAGCCGCGGCACGCTGCGGCTCGCCTCGGCCGACCCCACGGCCGCGCCGCTCATCGACTTCCAGTACCTCGCCGACCCGGCCGACCTCGAAGTGCTCGGCGAAGGCTCGGAGATGGTGCGCGAGATCATGGCCTCGAAGGCGTTCGGCGGCGCCGTCAAGGAGGAGATCCACCCGGGCGAGAACCTCAAGGGCCAGGCGCTGCGCGACGCGATCCTCAACCGCGCGACCTCGGTCTACCACGGGGTCGGCACCTGCCGGATGGGCGTCGACGAGCTCGCCGTCGTCGGACCCGACCTCAAGGTCCGCGGGGTCGACGCGCTGCGGGTCTGCGACGCCTCGATCATGCCGTCGATCACCGGCGGCAACACCAACGCGCCCTGCATCATGATCGGCGAGATGGGTGCCCAGCTCGTCCTCGGGAGCCGGTCATGACCCTCACCCCGGTCGGCCTCACCCGCCCGGCGTCGGTGACCGGCGCCTTCCTCGACGGGCTCGTCGCCCGGGTGCCCGGGTCGGCCGACACGACCTGGAAGCTGACCGAGGTCTACACCGGCGACGTCCTCGTCGAGCTCCCGCAGTCCACGCCCGAAGACATCGAGCGGGCGTTCGCCGTCGCGCGCGAGGCCCAGCGGAAGTGGGCCGCCACGCCGGTCAAGCAGCGGCTGGCCGTGTTCAAGCGGGCGCATACGCTGTTCGTCGACCACGCGCGGGCCGTCGCCGACCTCATCCAGGTCGAGAGCGGCAAGAACCGGCGGATGGCGATCGAGGAGACCTGCGACCCGCCGATGGTGATGAGCCACTACCTCAAGCGGGCGGCCAAGCTGCTGGCGCCGGTGAAGCGCGGCGGGCCGGTGCCGCTGGTGACGTCCTCGACCGAGGTCCGGCGGCCCAAGGGCGTCGTCGGCATCATCGCGCCGTGGAACTTCCCGTTCGCCACCGGCATCTCCGACGCCGTCCCGGCGCTGATGGCCGGCAACGCGGTCGTCCTCAAGCCCGACAACAAGACGGCGCTCTCCCCGCTCTACGGCGTGCGGCTGCTGGAGGAAGCCGGCCTGCCGGAGGGGCTGTTCCAGGTCGTCTGCGGCGAGGGCCCGGACGTCGGCCCGACGCTGATCGACCAGGCCGACTACGTGATGTTCACCGGCTCCACGGCCACCGGCAAGGTGATCGGCGAGCGGGCCGGGCGCAACCTCATCGGCTGCTGCCTCGAACTCGGCGGAAAGAACCCGATGATCGTCCTCGACGACGCGAACATCGGCGAAGCCGTGCAGGGCGCGGTGTTCGGCGCGTTCGGCAACACCGGGCAGATCTGCATGCACGTCGAGCGGATCTACCTGCCGGAATCCCGCTACGACGAGTTCAAGACGGCGTTCGTGGCGGCGGCTTCGGCCCTCGACGTCCGCGCCGCGTACGACTTCGGCCCCGAGATGGGCTCGCTCGTCTCGGTGGACCACCTGCGCCGCGTCAAGTCCCATGTGGACGACGCGGTCGCGAAGGGCGCGACGGTCCTGTGCGGCGGCAAGCCGCGTCCCGACCTCGGCCCGGCGTTCTTCGAGCCGACGATCCTCGAGGGCGTCACGAAGGACATGCTCTGCGGTGTCACGGAAACGTTCGGTCCCGTGGTGGCGCTGCACACCTACCGCACCGTCGACGAAGCGGTCGCGCTGGCCAACGACACGGACTACGGCCTGAACGCCTCGGTCTGGAGCGCCGACCTCGATGCGGCCCGCGCGCTGGCGGCCCGCATCGAGTCCGGCAACGTGAACGTCAACGACGTCCTCGCGACGGCCTACGCGGCCAAGGGCACCCCGTCGGGCGGGGTCAAGAACTCCGGCGTCGGCGCCCGCCACGGCGACCAGGGCCTGCTCAAGTACACCGACGGGCAGAACCTGGCGGTGCTGAAGAAGCAGGTGATGGGCCCGCGGCCGGGGCAGCGCTACGAAAAGTACGTCGAGAGCATGCTGTCCGGGCTCAAGACGCTGCGGAAGCTGCGGCTGCGCTAACCATCGACCAGCAGTCCCCGCAGCGGGCCCTGCAACCGCCCGGCCCGCCGCGACACGCCCGGCAGCAGCACCAGCCGGTGCGTGCGCTGCTCGCCCCGGCGTTCCCGCTCGGCCTGGTCCTCGGCCAGGGGCCGCCAGAGGTGGTCGACGACGTCCGCCGGGTCGGTGTGCTCGAGTTCCCCGACCGGGCGGCCGAGGTGCTCGGCCCACAGCCGCAGCCTCGTCGAGCGCGCCAGCTCGCGGTCGTCGGTGGCGACGTTGACCTCGGTGTCGTTGAACAGCGAGTGCTCGTTGAGGTTCGCCGAGCCGACCGTCAGCCACTCGTCGTCGACGATGCCGAGCTTCGCGTGGACGTACACCGGCGCCGCCGATTCGCCGTCGTGCGCGCTGATCGTGGTCGCGAGGAGCCGCTGGTGGCCGTCGTCCGCGTCCAGCAGGCGGCCCAGCTGGCCGCGGGTGGTGTCCGAGCCGTTGCTCGGCTTGCGGGGGAGCAGCAGGACCACCCGGAACCGGTCGTCGGGCGGGGTGCGCAGCTTGTCGATGAGCACCTCGGCGATCTCCGGTGACCACAGGAACTGGTTCTCCAGGTAGACCAGCCGCCGGGCCGAGCGCAGCGCCCGCAGGTAGCCGTCGAGGACGGTGAACTCGCCCTTCGGCAAAAAGTCGTAGGTGCTGTTCGGCACCGTCCGCTGCAGCTGCACCCGGCTGCCGCCCGCGGGGGCCGGCACCGTGGGCTCGGGCAGGTCTTCGCCCGCGACCTCGGTCCAGCGCCGCCGGAAGTGGCCCGCGACGTCGGCGACCACCGGTCCTTCGAGCCGGGCCACCAGGTCGTGCCACCCGATCGGCCGCGGTGGGTGGTCCGGGCTGTCGTGCCGGTCGCCCTCCAGCGCGGTGAAGTCGACGCCGCCGACGAAGGCCACTTCGTCGTCGACGACCACCAGCTTTTCGTGGTGGCAGTGC is a window from the Amycolatopsis sp. cg9 genome containing:
- a CDS encoding succinic semialdehyde dehydrogenase; this encodes MTLTPVGLTRPASVTGAFLDGLVARVPGSADTTWKLTEVYTGDVLVELPQSTPEDIERAFAVAREAQRKWAATPVKQRLAVFKRAHTLFVDHARAVADLIQVESGKNRRMAIEETCDPPMVMSHYLKRAAKLLAPVKRGGPVPLVTSSTEVRRPKGVVGIIAPWNFPFATGISDAVPALMAGNAVVLKPDNKTALSPLYGVRLLEEAGLPEGLFQVVCGEGPDVGPTLIDQADYVMFTGSTATGKVIGERAGRNLIGCCLELGGKNPMIVLDDANIGEAVQGAVFGAFGNTGQICMHVERIYLPESRYDEFKTAFVAAASALDVRAAYDFGPEMGSLVSVDHLRRVKSHVDDAVAKGATVLCGGKPRPDLGPAFFEPTILEGVTKDMLCGVTETFGPVVALHTYRTVDEAVALANDTDYGLNASVWSADLDAARALAARIESGNVNVNDVLATAYAAKGTPSGGVKNSGVGARHGDQGLLKYTDGQNLAVLKKQVMGPRPGQRYEKYVESMLSGLKTLRKLRLR
- a CDS encoding phosphatidylserine/phosphatidylglycerophosphate/cardiolipin synthase family protein, with the protein product MKTFSAFLDKLDERLGDGLESALCAHHRRRLRGLGWGDVLGPGGPEDRLGGRAPVRDGNRVEVLIDGEESLPAVEAAIRRAKSHVHIANWHASADFRLTREPGAPTLRELLAETADRGVEVRVLLWGGPPVPAFQPSRKLARSEQRKFTDGSAVRCVLDARERTLHCHHEKLVVVDDEVAFVGGVDFTALEGDRHDSPDHPPRPIGWHDLVARLEGPVVADVAGHFRRRWTEVAGEDLPEPTVPAPAGGSRVQLQRTVPNSTYDFLPKGEFTVLDGYLRALRSARRLVYLENQFLWSPEIAEVLIDKLRTPPDDRFRVVLLLPRKPSNGSDTTRGQLGRLLDADDGHQRLLATTISAHDGESAAPVYVHAKLGIVDDEWLTVGSANLNEHSLFNDTEVNVATDDRELARSTRLRLWAEHLGRPVGELEHTDPADVVDHLWRPLAEDQAERERRGEQRTHRLVLLPGVSRRAGRLQGPLRGLLVDG